A section of the Pristiophorus japonicus isolate sPriJap1 chromosome 4, sPriJap1.hap1, whole genome shotgun sequence genome encodes:
- the churc1 gene encoding protein Churchill, giving the protein MCAGCVQKEYPDRGNTCLENGSFLLNYVGCVECSKRDFVLITNRTQEDDDGEEIVTYDHVCQNCHHIIARHEYTFTVVDDYQEYTMLCMLCGKAEDSISVLPDDPRQMAPLF; this is encoded by the exons ATGTGCGCGGGCTGCGTCCAGAAGGAATATCCCGACAGG GGCAATACCTGTTTGGAGAATGGCTCCTTTCTACTAAATTATGTGGGTTGTGTTGAGTGCAGTAAAAGAGACTTTGTGCTAATTACCAATCGAACCCAGGAAGATGACGATGGAGAGGAAATTGTTACTTATGACC ATGTATGTCAGAATTGCCACCATATTATAGCACGACATGAGTACACATTTACTGTTGTTGATGACTACCAG GAGTACACCATGTTGTGCATGCTGTGTGGAAAAGCGGAAGACTCTATCAGTGTATTGCCTGACGATCCTCGGCAAATGGCTCCTCTCTTCTGA